The Bos indicus isolate NIAB-ARS_2022 breed Sahiwal x Tharparkar chromosome X, NIAB-ARS_B.indTharparkar_mat_pri_1.0, whole genome shotgun sequence genome has a window encoding:
- the LOC109554828 gene encoding LOW QUALITY PROTEIN: transcription elongation factor A protein-like 3 (The sequence of the model RefSeq protein was modified relative to this genomic sequence to represent the inferred CDS: inserted 1 base in 1 codon; deleted 1 base in 1 codon; substituted 2 bases at 2 genomic stop codons) translates to MNVENGEARRGQVAPAVQTCLPHKPSVSLVSSLSLPPSSPRTGKGGDISTWKNCNENEGKLESEGKPEDEVEPENEGKSDEKEKPEVEGKSEXEXELQNEGQPDDERQPAHEGQPADEGKKEKQGKFEAEGNPLKKGKPESQAKSESQSRAAEERPAEDYVPQKAKRKTDXDSPKDYQDNLQERHLGGEEIIRECEDLSTAQLQELRKRQKMGGFHWIQRNVQDPFTPRGNGVSRE, encoded by the exons TGCTGTCCAGACCTGCCTTCCACACAAGCCCTCAGTCTCCCTTGTCTCCTCTTTGTCTCTTCCACCCTCATCCCCCAGGACAGGAAAAGGAGGGGACATCTCAACATGGAAAAACTGCaatgaaaatgaaggaaagttGGAAAGTGAGGGAAAGCCAGAAGATGAAGTAGAGCCTGAAAATGAAGGAAAgtcagatgagaaagaaaagccGGAAGTGGAGGGGAAGTCAGAATAGGAATGAGAGCTCCAGAATGAGGGACAGCCAGACGATGAGAGACAACCCGCACATGAGGGACAACCAGCAGatgaggggaagaaagaaaagcagggcAAGTTCGAAGCTGAGGGAAACCCACTCAAGAAGGGCAAGCCAGAGTCCCAGGCAAAGTCAGAGAGCCAGTCACGTGCTGCTGAAGAGCGCCCTGCTGAAGATTATGTGCCccagaaggcaaaaagaaaaacgg AGGATTCCCCCAAGGACTATCAGGACAACTTACAGGAAAGGCATCTGGGAGGTGAGGAGATAATCAGAGAATGTGAAGATCTGTCAACGGCTCAGCTTCAAGAGctaaggaaaagacagaaaatgggTGGATTTCATTGGATACAA AGAAATGTACAGGATCCATTCACCCCAAGGGGCAATGGGGTGTCAAGGGAATGA